A stretch of the Anaerolineae bacterium genome encodes the following:
- a CDS encoding YceI family protein produces MIKKIVIVMAVILIIAVGIIVYLFLKPPEQASGPIEAIPLPAASTPTIAQINPAAETIAPTTEPELETETGPETEPEAESGPEAAAPTATVVLMEETAIETEPAPSDETAPIIFEIVPAESEARFYIDEVLRGDPITVMGVTNQVAGQFALAPANLAATQMGAIQVNARTLATDNQFRNRAIKNRILLTDDYEFITFRPTELNGLPASGAVGETYTFQVTGELSITDVTRPTTFEVTATAVSESRIQATATTDFLYTDFDLFIPDVPAVDTVDDQVRLEIEFVAEAIE; encoded by the coding sequence ATGATCAAAAAAATAGTCATTGTTATGGCGGTGATACTCATTATTGCCGTCGGGATAATTGTTTATTTGTTTCTGAAACCGCCCGAGCAGGCCAGCGGCCCCATCGAGGCCATTCCTCTGCCGGCGGCCTCCACCCCAACCATAGCCCAAATTAATCCTGCCGCCGAAACAATCGCGCCCACCACCGAGCCTGAACTTGAGACAGAAACCGGCCCGGAGACAGAGCCGGAGGCAGAATCTGGACCTGAAGCCGCCGCGCCTACAGCGACTGTTGTTCTTATGGAAGAGACAGCCATTGAAACAGAACCCGCGCCATCTGATGAAACGGCCCCAATTATTTTTGAAATCGTTCCCGCCGAATCCGAAGCCCGTTTTTATATTGACGAGGTGCTGCGAGGCGACCCCATTACCGTGATGGGGGTTACGAACCAAGTTGCCGGCCAGTTTGCCCTTGCTCCCGCCAACCTGGCGGCAACGCAGATGGGGGCCATTCAGGTGAACGCCCGCACCCTGGCTACAGATAATCAGTTTCGAAACCGGGCCATTAAAAATCGGATTTTGCTTACGGACGATTACGAATTTATCACCTTCAGGCCAACGGAATTGAACGGCCTGCCGGCAAGCGGAGCGGTAGGTGAAACTTATACCTTTCAGGTGACCGGCGAGTTGAGCATTACCGACGTGACCCGCCCCACTACCTTTGAGGTTACGGCCACTGCCGTTTCAGAGTCGCGCATCCAGGCCACCGCCACCACCGACTTTCTCTATACCGATTTTGACTTATTCATTCCCGACGTGCCGGCAGTGGATACCGTTGATGACCAGGTCCGGCTGGAAATTGAATTTGTGGCCGAAGCCATTGAATGA